A genomic stretch from Deltaproteobacteria bacterium includes:
- a CDS encoding ABC transporter permease, with product MLRRAILRRIIIGIVTLFVVSVMIFVGTSVLPGDVAEIILGQMATPDSLAALRHDLGLDQPAYIRYFLWLGDLVTGDLGISKAGAGFGTVGTAISTMISSRLMNTFRLAGMVALIAIPLSLTLGLAAAMYPGTRLDRIITFSTLSLISLPEFLVATFLVLILAVQLGWLPSIAYMSGNETGLQLLRVLALPTLTLVIVVSAQIVRMTRATVLNVLSSPYIEMAILKGMPRKRIILRHALLNAIGPIVNVIALNLAWLISGVVIVETVFAYPGLAKLMIDGVQTRDLPLVQACAMIFCTTYVVLIFIADMVSILSNPRLRHPR from the coding sequence ATGCTGCGAAGGGCCATTCTGCGTCGGATTATAATCGGGATTGTAACTCTGTTCGTGGTATCAGTCATGATATTCGTTGGTACCAGTGTGCTCCCGGGGGACGTTGCTGAGATTATCCTTGGGCAGATGGCCACTCCGGATTCTCTGGCAGCCCTGCGTCACGACCTTGGCCTGGACCAACCTGCCTACATACGGTATTTCCTCTGGCTGGGCGATCTGGTGACCGGGGATCTTGGGATATCCAAGGCAGGTGCCGGTTTTGGTACGGTTGGTACGGCGATTTCCACCATGATCAGTAGCCGCTTAATGAATACGTTCCGCTTGGCTGGTATGGTAGCGCTGATCGCAATTCCATTATCATTAACTCTGGGACTTGCTGCAGCAATGTATCCCGGGACACGGTTGGATCGTATTATCACCTTTTCTACACTCAGCCTGATTTCATTACCGGAATTTCTTGTGGCCACCTTTCTGGTGCTCATACTGGCCGTTCAGTTGGGCTGGCTGCCTTCGATCGCCTATATGAGCGGGAATGAGACCGGCCTGCAATTATTGCGGGTCCTGGCCTTGCCGACCCTAACCCTGGTTATTGTAGTATCCGCTCAGATTGTCCGCATGACCCGGGCAACAGTGCTCAATGTATTGAGTTCCCCCTATATCGAAATGGCTATTCTCAAAGGCATGCCCAGGAAACGCATCATTTTACGACATGCACTGTTAAATGCCATTGGTCCCATCGTAAACGTCATTGCACTTAATCTGGCCTGGCTCATCAGTGGAGTGGTTATTGTCGAAACGGTTTTCGCCTATCCCGGACTGGCGAAATTGATGATCGACGGCGTACAGACCAGGGATCTTCCTTTGGTCCAGGCTTGTGCCATGATTTTTTGCACAACCTATGTTGTTTTAATCTTTATCGCGGATATGGTTTCAATTCTGTCGAATCCTCGGCTGCGCCATCCCAGGTAG
- a CDS encoding ABC transporter permease, with translation MKFSWSGKLGISVVAFWIIIALIGPYISPYHEADILDEALFIEPGSDDMYPATDSLNPSKVTFLGTDYLGRDILSRILFGARTTIGISLAATILAYCIGVTLGIAAAVGGESLDMILSRINDAFLSIPTIMLGLIVIAAVGSTIPILIVLTGFIYATSVFRIARALGQEVKVSDFVEAAKVRGEGLRWIITREILPNIIMPLATDFGLRFVWIILFISSLSFLGLGVQPPMSDWGSMVKENLAGLPYGSIAPLVPALAIATLTISINMIVDDVSAHSGGKLAKRMI, from the coding sequence ATGAAATTTTCCTGGAGCGGCAAACTCGGAATCAGTGTAGTCGCCTTCTGGATAATCATTGCATTAATCGGCCCCTACATCTCCCCATATCATGAGGCAGACATTCTGGATGAAGCCCTTTTTATCGAACCGGGGAGTGATGACATGTATCCAGCGACTGATTCTCTGAACCCCAGCAAGGTCACCTTTCTCGGAACCGACTATCTGGGCCGGGACATATTATCACGTATCCTGTTCGGTGCCAGGACAACCATAGGCATTTCCCTTGCCGCCACAATTCTGGCCTACTGTATTGGTGTGACCCTGGGTATCGCCGCGGCGGTTGGCGGAGAATCGCTCGACATGATACTCAGCCGCATAAATGATGCCTTCCTATCCATACCGACTATAATGCTGGGCCTTATTGTGATTGCCGCCGTCGGCAGTACCATCCCGATTTTAATTGTGCTTACCGGCTTCATTTATGCCACCAGTGTCTTCCGGATCGCCCGCGCATTAGGTCAGGAAGTTAAGGTAAGTGATTTTGTTGAAGCTGCCAAGGTGCGAGGTGAAGGTTTGAGGTGGATTATTACCCGTGAAATTCTACCCAACATTATCATGCCGCTTGCCACCGATTTTGGGCTGCGGTTTGTCTGGATAATCCTTTTTATTTCCAGTCTGAGTTTTCTTGGACTTGGTGTCCAGCCACCTATGTCGGACTGGGGCAGTATGGTTAAGGAAAATCTTGCAGGCTTGCCCTACGGTTCCATTGCTCCTTTAGTACCGGCTTTGGCCATTGCCACTCTTACCATATCGATAAACATGATCGTAGACGATGTTTCCGCTCATTCCGGCGGAAAACTGGCAAAAAGAATGATCTGA